From a region of the Candidatus Dadabacteria bacterium genome:
- the atpH gene encoding ATP synthase F1 subunit delta — MATVATLRDLVSALVDSAADQSELSGVRANMESFFERVADSGELRDVLLSTVFSIEEKKAVLGDFLEAVSSLEITRRFFLLVLEMEKVSALLGSREAVLARLDEAVGKVTAEITSARDLSQNDVERLSAALRAATGKTVEVSLKVDPYMIGGIKAQVGDKVYDNSVRTQLERIRGVLSPS; from the coding sequence ATGGCAACAGTTGCGACACTGAGAGATCTCGTCTCGGCGCTTGTGGATTCCGCTGCGGATCAAAGCGAACTTTCGGGCGTAAGAGCCAATATGGAGAGTTTCTTTGAGCGGGTCGCCGATTCGGGCGAGCTTCGAGATGTTCTTTTAAGCACGGTGTTTTCGATAGAGGAGAAAAAGGCGGTCTTGGGGGATTTCCTCGAGGCGGTGTCTTCTCTTGAGATTACGAGAAGATTTTTTCTGCTGGTTTTGGAGATGGAGAAGGTCTCGGCGCTTCTCGGCTCAAGGGAAGCCGTGCTCGCGAGACTTGACGAAGCGGTTGGAAAAGTAACGGCCGAAATTACCTCGGCCAGAGATCTTAGCCAAAACGACGTCGAGAGACTCAGTGCGGCGCTTCGTGCGGCGACCGGAAAAACGGTTGAGGTGTCGCTTAAGGTTGATCCTTACATGATAGGCGGAATAAAAGCGCAGGTGGGTGACAAGGTTTACGATAACAGCGTCAGGACGCAGCTTGAGAGAATAAGAGGTGTTCTTTCTCCGTCCTGA
- a CDS encoding SLC13 family permease, whose amino-acid sequence MCGKKQFPTSGLPLFFLVAGPVLGAILFFTLKSFGWESDACWTAAVSAVCAVWWIFEPVPIPVTSLLPFALFPILGVLSPREISESYGAPLILLLLGGFILSTAMAGSGAHRRIALTMVNFFGGSSNRRLVFGFMAASAVLSMWISNTATTLMMLPVAIAVLEKAKDKALAVPLLLGIAHAASVGGIGTPIGTPPNLVFSEIYFQNTGVEIPFLTWMSWGIPVVVIFVPIIGFYLTRNLSGSGSFTMPEVGKWSAHEVRVLAVFLLTAVAWMTRSEPFGGWKTWFGVPGATDASVALTAVIVMFLAPNGRGGRLLDWDTASNIPWGMLILFGGGIAIAKAFISSGLSVALGEALSGLGVLDIVLILAIICLAITFLTELTSNTATTTLMMPILAATAMAMDIEPALLMVPAAMSASCAFMLPVATAPNVVVFSTGAFPARVMARKGIVLNFIGAFIITAVCAILL is encoded by the coding sequence ATGTGCGGAAAAAAACAGTTTCCGACCAGCGGACTTCCTCTCTTTTTTCTCGTTGCCGGTCCAGTTTTGGGCGCAATTCTTTTTTTCACGTTAAAATCCTTTGGATGGGAGAGTGATGCGTGCTGGACTGCCGCGGTTTCCGCCGTATGCGCGGTGTGGTGGATTTTTGAACCCGTGCCTATTCCTGTAACTTCCTTGTTGCCGTTTGCGCTGTTTCCGATTCTGGGTGTTCTTTCTCCGAGGGAAATCAGCGAATCCTACGGGGCTCCTCTTATATTACTGCTTCTCGGCGGATTCATACTGTCGACGGCAATGGCGGGAAGCGGTGCCCACAGGCGCATAGCGCTTACCATGGTTAATTTTTTCGGGGGATCAAGCAACAGGCGGCTGGTGTTTGGTTTCATGGCCGCCTCAGCGGTGCTAAGCATGTGGATTTCAAACACCGCCACCACTCTTATGATGCTCCCCGTGGCCATAGCTGTGCTGGAGAAAGCCAAGGACAAAGCGTTAGCGGTGCCACTGTTGCTCGGCATAGCACACGCGGCGAGTGTCGGAGGCATCGGAACGCCGATAGGAACTCCCCCCAACTTGGTGTTCAGCGAGATTTATTTCCAGAATACTGGGGTGGAAATCCCGTTTCTCACCTGGATGAGCTGGGGAATTCCGGTTGTCGTGATTTTCGTTCCCATAATTGGGTTCTACCTAACTCGGAATCTTAGCGGTTCAGGCAGCTTCACCATGCCGGAAGTGGGGAAGTGGAGTGCTCACGAGGTGCGCGTACTGGCCGTGTTTCTGCTCACTGCGGTTGCCTGGATGACGCGCAGCGAGCCGTTTGGCGGCTGGAAAACCTGGTTCGGGGTTCCGGGAGCCACTGATGCCAGCGTAGCGCTTACGGCCGTCATAGTGATGTTTCTCGCGCCAAACGGCAGAGGAGGCAGGCTTCTTGACTGGGATACCGCAAGCAATATCCCTTGGGGAATGCTTATTCTATTCGGTGGCGGTATCGCGATTGCAAAGGCTTTTATCTCGTCCGGGTTAAGCGTCGCACTCGGCGAGGCTCTCTCTGGCCTTGGCGTTTTGGATATCGTTTTAATACTGGCCATTATCTGCCTTGCGATTACTTTTCTCACGGAACTCACGAGCAATACCGCAACCACAACTCTGATGATGCCGATTCTGGCTGCTACCGCGATGGCGATGGATATTGAACCGGCGCTGTTGATGGTGCCCGCGGCAATGAGCGCAAGCTGCGCGTTCATGCTTCCGGTTGCCACTGCGCCGAACGTTGTGGTATTCAGTACAGGAGCTTTCCCGGCTAGGGTGATGGCGAGGAAGGGGATAGTGCTTAATTTTATCGGCGCGTTTATTATTACGGCTGTGTGCGCGATTTTGCTTTAG
- a CDS encoding ATP synthase F0 subunit B — MRFYGLRTFLYAAIFALTVVPSADAAENMLSVDETLIIQLVIFLVGLFLLNRLVFRPLIGVWDRREELTAGTLREAEEMTRKAEGAIAEYNEKIAEARAQATETRNELRQQGQGESSRMLLSAREAAQAELEGARGTLESETAKIRADLQGEIESLAAEISNRVLRKKGA, encoded by the coding sequence ATGAGATTCTACGGTCTTAGGACATTTTTATACGCCGCGATCTTCGCCCTGACGGTTGTTCCCTCGGCAGATGCCGCTGAGAACATGCTGAGTGTCGATGAAACCCTGATAATTCAACTTGTTATTTTTCTGGTAGGGCTTTTTCTGCTTAACAGACTCGTGTTCCGCCCGCTTATCGGGGTCTGGGACAGAAGAGAGGAACTTACCGCGGGCACGCTCAGGGAAGCCGAGGAGATGACTCGCAAGGCCGAGGGTGCCATTGCCGAGTACAACGAGAAAATCGCCGAGGCGAGGGCACAGGCTACCGAGACAAGAAACGAACTCCGCCAGCAGGGGCAGGGTGAATCTTCAAGGATGCTTCTTTCGGCGAGGGAGGCCGCCCAGGCGGAACTCGAGGGAGCGAGAGGGACTCTTGAGAGCGAGACTGCGAAGATAAGGGCGGACCTGCAGGGCGAGATAGAATCGCTTGCAGCGGAGATAAGCAACCGTGTCTTGAGGAAGAAGGGGGCGTAG
- a CDS encoding cation:proton antiporter — translation MEYVQHLSVENFILYLLIILVFAKAFGRLAEKIGQPSVLGELLAGVVLSASVLALIPSTESMVGYDVFHLLAEIGVVLLLFEIGLETRLIDLIKVGPVSALVAIVGVVLPFVLGYFSIIYFQKFAILSLEANMVGLVAIVTGATLTATSVGITARVLSDLERLQTKEARIVLTAAIIDDVLGLIILGIVSGIVSSFESGGAGTEGITFGSVAFITAKAFGFLAVSIVLGRIIAPRIFGFFARIDRNNLVWIMAIAFCFVYAYCSNLFSLAPIVGAFAAGLVLRETDQFKAIEGGIKPVSHFFAPIFFVMVGAAVDVSVFNPFVSENIMVISIALILFVVAVVGKYVSGYVVYEKGIRKSIIGVGMIPRGEVGLIFAKIGLVHGVFKTDLFSAVTAMVILTTFIVPPLLKWMFESESKERKLAENTV, via the coding sequence ATGGAATACGTACAGCATTTATCAGTAGAAAATTTCATTCTTTATCTCCTGATAATTCTTGTTTTCGCCAAGGCCTTCGGTCGGCTGGCAGAAAAAATCGGACAGCCTTCGGTTCTCGGGGAGCTTCTCGCCGGGGTAGTTCTGAGCGCGAGCGTCCTGGCGCTTATTCCTTCTACAGAAAGCATGGTCGGATACGATGTGTTTCACTTGCTAGCTGAAATAGGGGTTGTCCTTCTTCTTTTCGAAATAGGCCTTGAGACTAGGCTAATAGACTTGATAAAAGTGGGCCCGGTCTCGGCGCTCGTAGCCATAGTCGGTGTGGTGCTTCCGTTTGTGCTTGGATATTTCAGCATAATTTATTTCCAGAAGTTCGCCATACTCAGCCTTGAAGCCAATATGGTCGGGCTCGTGGCCATAGTGACCGGAGCGACGCTCACTGCCACGAGCGTCGGAATCACTGCCAGGGTTCTTTCAGATCTTGAGCGGCTCCAGACAAAAGAGGCTAGGATAGTTCTTACCGCCGCCATAATAGACGACGTGCTCGGGCTTATAATTCTTGGAATCGTAAGCGGCATAGTAAGTTCTTTTGAATCAGGAGGCGCGGGAACGGAAGGGATCACCTTCGGTTCGGTGGCCTTTATAACCGCGAAAGCCTTCGGTTTTCTTGCCGTTTCCATAGTCCTCGGCAGAATTATCGCTCCCAGGATTTTCGGGTTTTTCGCCCGGATCGATAGAAACAATCTGGTCTGGATCATGGCAATAGCCTTCTGTTTTGTCTATGCCTACTGCTCAAATCTTTTTTCTCTAGCTCCCATAGTGGGGGCTTTTGCGGCCGGTCTGGTTCTTCGTGAAACGGATCAGTTCAAGGCTATTGAAGGGGGTATAAAGCCCGTTTCTCACTTTTTCGCCCCGATATTTTTCGTGATGGTAGGAGCCGCCGTGGATGTTTCTGTATTTAACCCCTTTGTATCTGAAAATATTATGGTAATATCAATCGCTTTAATTCTTTTCGTGGTGGCGGTTGTCGGGAAGTACGTAAGCGGTTACGTGGTCTATGAAAAAGGCATAAGAAAAAGTATAATTGGCGTCGGAATGATCCCAAGAGGTGAGGTTGGGCTTATTTTCGCGAAGATCGGTCTTGTGCACGGCGTTTTCAAAACCGATCTTTTCTCCGCCGTCACGGCTATGGTAATACTGACAACCTTTATAGTGCCTCCGCTTTTAAAATGGATGTTCGAAAGCGAAAGCAAGGAGCGTAAGCTGGCCGAAAACACGGTCTAG
- a CDS encoding ATP synthase F0 subunit B, producing MDSHFNWAFVIKHALNLGLLMALIIYLIRKPFLSFLKNRKERLRSEVDRAAAAAEQAEMTLEEYSAKLDAVASEIAALQENIRKQGENERDELVSAAEKSCEMIKKEVEDTIRLETTKAVSEIQSEVVDSALALAEKMIKERVDTGFTTDSVDDFVKMIEEGKWQQLRH from the coding sequence TTGGATAGCCATTTCAACTGGGCGTTCGTAATAAAACATGCCCTTAACCTGGGTCTTCTTATGGCCCTTATCATATATCTTATCAGAAAGCCTTTTCTGTCTTTTCTGAAAAACAGGAAGGAAAGACTCCGCTCAGAGGTGGACCGTGCTGCTGCTGCTGCCGAGCAGGCCGAAATGACGCTTGAGGAATACTCGGCGAAACTTGACGCGGTTGCCTCGGAGATAGCGGCTCTTCAGGAAAATATAAGAAAACAGGGTGAGAATGAAAGGGATGAGCTTGTCTCCGCGGCGGAGAAAAGCTGCGAGATGATAAAAAAAGAGGTTGAGGACACGATTCGTCTTGAGACCACAAAGGCGGTCTCCGAGATACAGTCCGAAGTGGTCGACTCGGCGCTTGCGCTTGCCGAAAAGATGATAAAGGAGCGGGTGGATACGGGTTTTACGACCGATTCGGTCGACGATTTTGTAAAAATGATTGAGGAAGGAAAATGGCAACAGTTGCGACACTGA
- the pyk gene encoding pyruvate kinase produces the protein MKPFRKTKIICTVGPSTSSYEMLMKMYEAGMDAVRLNMSHGTHESHLEVIKTVKSINREVEDSIALILDTQGPEIRTGVLQSDLHINQGDVITVSVRPDDVEESSIHINYEDIINEVQIGEKITVDNGLINLEVLEKDHGTMKCRVIDGGTMKSKRHVNLPGVKVNLPSITDKDKADIEFGVRNEVDYIALSFVREAQDVLELRELLGADGEGIKVISKIEDQEGVRNVEEIVEESDAVMVARGDLGIEMSIEELPDVQRVIVGKCQEKGKRVIVATHLLESMIDNPIPTRAEVTDVSNAVYEEIDALMLSGETTTGKHPIRSIEHLGKIALKAESLTSLQMGKLLVKQDLKQHIAASAVELAESINAKCLIVITKKGLMAQLTTNCRPAKTPIHAVTFDDRIKRQLCLNRAVTAHLMEESEDPEQRIEEAFKLLKQKQVLNPGDRVVLVSDVITTAGIDSIQLREIG, from the coding sequence ATGAAACCATTTAGAAAAACGAAAATAATCTGCACCGTAGGCCCCTCCACAAGTTCGTACGAAATGCTGATGAAAATGTACGAGGCGGGTATGGACGCCGTGCGCCTCAATATGTCGCACGGCACTCACGAAAGCCACCTTGAAGTAATCAAGACGGTGAAATCCATAAACAGGGAAGTTGAAGACTCAATCGCCCTGATACTTGACACTCAGGGACCGGAGATCAGAACCGGGGTTCTGCAAAGCGACCTGCATATAAACCAGGGAGATGTAATTACAGTGTCCGTAAGACCTGATGACGTTGAGGAGTCTTCAATTCATATCAATTACGAAGATATTATCAACGAAGTTCAGATAGGAGAGAAAATAACCGTGGACAACGGTCTCATAAACCTTGAAGTGCTTGAGAAGGACCACGGAACCATGAAATGCAGAGTTATCGACGGCGGAACCATGAAGAGCAAACGCCATGTCAATCTGCCCGGGGTAAAAGTCAATCTTCCTTCAATAACGGACAAGGACAAGGCGGATATAGAGTTTGGAGTCAGAAACGAAGTCGATTACATAGCCCTTTCCTTTGTGAGGGAAGCACAGGATGTTTTGGAACTCAGAGAACTGCTGGGAGCCGACGGAGAGGGAATTAAGGTCATCTCTAAAATCGAGGACCAAGAAGGGGTGCGAAACGTAGAGGAAATCGTCGAGGAATCGGACGCGGTTATGGTTGCTAGGGGAGATCTCGGTATCGAGATGAGCATTGAGGAATTGCCGGACGTACAGAGAGTGATAGTCGGCAAATGCCAAGAGAAAGGCAAAAGAGTGATAGTCGCCACCCATCTTCTCGAATCAATGATCGATAACCCGATTCCTACCCGGGCGGAAGTAACGGACGTCTCAAACGCGGTCTACGAGGAAATTGACGCGCTTATGCTCTCGGGTGAAACAACAACCGGAAAACATCCCATAAGGTCAATAGAGCATCTCGGCAAGATAGCCTTAAAGGCGGAAAGTCTCACAAGTCTGCAAATGGGCAAGCTTCTTGTTAAGCAGGATCTCAAGCAGCATATAGCGGCTTCAGCGGTTGAACTCGCCGAATCAATTAACGCCAAATGCCTGATCGTAATAACGAAAAAAGGGTTGATGGCTCAGTTGACAACAAATTGCAGGCCGGCCAAGACACCTATTCATGCGGTAACTTTCGACGACAGGATAAAACGGCAGCTCTGTTTGAACAGGGCCGTAACCGCACATCTTATGGAAGAATCCGAAGATCCCGAACAGAGGATCGAAGAAGCCTTTAAGCTTCTGAAACAAAAACAGGTATTAAATCCGGGAGACCGCGTTGTGCTCGTATCCGACGTCATCACGACCGCCGGCATAGACTCAATCCAGCTGCGAGAAATAGGATAA